GAAAACCGGTATCAACACCAGCCTCTATCCCGGCGTCTCGCTCTCGGAGGGTTCGATGACACACCCGAACGAGGAAGTCTCTCGCGACAAGTAGTACACCCGCTGCGCTTTTCGTTACGATTCGGTTTCAGTAGTCACTCGCATCGTTCGCGTCCGAGAGAACTGCGGTGGAGAAAAGGTGCCTAACGGACACTACCGCATTTCCTCACGGGCGCGGTTGGCTTCCACCGGGTCGTTGGCGCGACCTTTCTTCACTTCGGTCGCCGTCATACATTCGAAACACCCGTACACTTCGTTTCGGTTGTTCCCGAACACGCGGGCGAACTGCGGCGTCACGAACGAATCGCAATTGCGACACTGCGTATCGGCCATCGTGCTGTCGTCGGCGTTCCGGGAACTGCTCATGTCTATC
This is a stretch of genomic DNA from Haladaptatus paucihalophilus DX253. It encodes these proteins:
- a CDS encoding DUF7563 family protein; translation: MAETMSIDMSSSRNADDSTMADTQCRNCDSFVTPQFARVFGNNRNEVYGCFECMTATEVKKGRANDPVEANRAREEMR